Proteins found in one Hyalangium gracile genomic segment:
- a CDS encoding PE-PPE domain-containing protein, giving the protein MRLNNNHPVHTPQRVLDPKTPSTALAKREGTAARPALKDGFESKALTRNTLAAPKPGAGDVQSQLRQQFGTLAADKQQFHDTLRGVFGEGYDAAKAEQFRQQAQAGDFGWMPPVKYVGADVLGEAHGAYDAESGTVFLNSALQGDPSLAAATYVEEAGHHLDAQLNTVDSQGDEGELFRRVLGGEKLTQAQVAEIRAENDKGTIQVHGKNVEVEFWKPFKAIGKAFNKVVDVVKDAVDTVVDTAKNVVNTVGNAIGNAAQAVGDFVGNVANKVVSGVKGALQFFGLGSQPDRQFDGKLVGADGQTFEPGTPLDQIPGVTPWGNPNPTETVIYVNGISTDLAGQQAEMRHVAEASGARVVGVHNSTEGAGADLIQCVKDKLDKGTNPAVDTLADTVYAELKAGRDVHLMGYSQGALVTSRALKHLANRLRIEDGMSQAQVEQYMSRIKVETFGGAAASYPDGPQYVHYVNDRDIVPLFFGQGNALDPFRDPGRGAVVHHFSEASIFKPGEAHLLNGTYMKHRVPFDQARRGEF; this is encoded by the coding sequence ATGAGACTCAATAACAACCACCCTGTACACACTCCCCAGCGGGTCCTCGACCCCAAAACCCCGTCCACCGCGCTCGCGAAGCGCGAGGGGACCGCCGCTCGCCCTGCCCTGAAGGATGGGTTCGAGAGCAAGGCGCTCACCCGGAACACGCTCGCGGCGCCCAAGCCGGGGGCGGGGGACGTCCAGTCCCAGCTCCGGCAGCAGTTCGGCACGCTCGCCGCGGACAAGCAGCAGTTCCACGACACGCTGCGCGGCGTCTTCGGCGAGGGCTATGACGCCGCCAAGGCCGAGCAGTTCCGCCAGCAGGCGCAGGCGGGGGACTTTGGCTGGATGCCGCCCGTGAAGTACGTGGGCGCCGACGTGCTCGGCGAGGCCCACGGCGCGTATGACGCCGAGTCCGGCACGGTGTTCCTGAACAGCGCGCTCCAGGGGGACCCCTCGCTGGCGGCGGCCACCTATGTGGAGGAGGCCGGGCACCACCTGGATGCGCAGCTGAACACCGTGGACTCGCAGGGCGACGAGGGCGAGCTGTTCCGGCGCGTGCTCGGCGGCGAGAAGCTCACCCAGGCCCAGGTGGCGGAGATCCGCGCGGAGAACGACAAGGGCACCATCCAGGTTCACGGCAAGAACGTGGAGGTGGAGTTCTGGAAGCCCTTCAAGGCCATCGGCAAGGCGTTCAACAAGGTGGTGGACGTCGTCAAGGACGCCGTGGACACGGTGGTGGACACCGCGAAGAACGTCGTGAACACGGTGGGCAACGCCATCGGCAATGCCGCCCAGGCGGTGGGGGACTTCGTCGGCAACGTGGCGAACAAGGTCGTCTCTGGCGTCAAGGGCGCGCTGCAGTTCTTCGGCCTGGGCTCGCAGCCGGATCGCCAGTTCGACGGCAAGCTGGTGGGCGCCGACGGCCAGACGTTCGAGCCCGGCACGCCGCTCGATCAGATCCCCGGCGTGACGCCCTGGGGCAACCCCAACCCGACGGAGACGGTCATCTACGTCAACGGCATCTCCACGGACCTGGCGGGCCAGCAGGCGGAGATGCGGCACGTCGCGGAGGCCTCGGGCGCTCGCGTGGTGGGCGTGCACAACTCCACCGAGGGCGCGGGCGCGGACCTCATCCAGTGCGTGAAGGACAAGCTGGACAAGGGCACCAACCCCGCCGTGGACACGCTGGCGGACACCGTCTACGCGGAGCTGAAGGCGGGCCGGGACGTGCACCTGATGGGCTACAGCCAGGGGGCGCTCGTCACCTCGCGCGCGCTCAAGCACCTGGCCAACCGGCTGCGCATCGAGGACGGGATGTCCCAGGCGCAGGTCGAGCAGTACATGAGCCGCATCAAGGTGGAGACCTTCGGTGGCGCCGCGGCCAGCTACCCGGATGGCCCCCAGTACGTGCACTACGTGAACGACCGGGACATCGTCCCCCTGTTCTTCGGACAGGGCAACGCGCTGGATCCGTTCCGCGATCCGGGTCGCGGCGCGGTGGTGCACCACTTCTCCGAGGCGAGCATCTTCAAGCCCGGTGAGGCGCACCTGCTCAACGGCACCTACATGAAGCACCGGGTGCCCTTCGACCAGGCCCGCCGCGGGGAGTTCTGA
- a CDS encoding MsnO8 family LLM class oxidoreductase — protein MSTGIRLGVLDFSPISPGTHARKALFDTLCLARAADSLGFSRYWLAEHHQLDVAHHSPETLLPLILGATEQLRVGVAGILLRLHSPMRVAKAFRTLNSFFSGRLDLGVAGGKANSAVMRAMLDHEVAPESQSRAEFARRFGELMGLLRDESPLTFNPPEEDSLPVWLHGSSSLETAELAARYGTCFGWSLAHPFSQDRTAVVEHYRQSFRPRLGQPRPEWVVAIAGVCAETEREAHALARESLDCPGELAIVGTPTQCREKLEALRHRYGTDEFILRPLERSAEARLRCLRLFASALGLRRPEAPGPAGPSSTYVLPGAPPRL, from the coding sequence ATGAGTACAGGCATCCGGCTGGGCGTCCTCGACTTCAGTCCCATCAGCCCGGGCACCCACGCCCGCAAGGCGCTGTTCGACACGCTGTGCCTGGCCCGTGCCGCGGACTCCCTGGGCTTCTCTCGTTACTGGCTTGCCGAGCACCACCAGCTGGACGTGGCCCACCACAGCCCCGAGACGTTGCTGCCCCTCATCCTCGGTGCCACGGAGCAGCTGCGAGTGGGCGTGGCGGGCATCCTGCTGAGGCTCCACAGCCCCATGCGCGTGGCCAAGGCCTTCCGGACGCTGAACAGCTTCTTCTCGGGAAGGCTCGATCTGGGCGTCGCCGGAGGCAAGGCCAACTCCGCGGTCATGAGGGCCATGCTGGACCACGAGGTGGCGCCTGAGTCACAGAGCCGCGCCGAGTTCGCTCGGCGGTTCGGTGAGCTGATGGGCTTGCTGCGTGACGAGTCGCCACTCACCTTCAACCCACCCGAGGAGGACAGCCTCCCCGTCTGGCTGCATGGCTCCAGCAGCCTCGAGACAGCGGAGCTGGCTGCCCGGTATGGCACCTGCTTCGGCTGGTCGCTCGCCCATCCCTTCAGCCAGGACCGCACGGCCGTCGTCGAGCACTACCGCCAGAGCTTCCGTCCGCGGCTGGGGCAGCCCCGCCCCGAGTGGGTGGTCGCCATCGCGGGGGTGTGCGCGGAAACAGAGCGGGAGGCGCACGCGCTGGCGCGCGAATCCCTGGACTGTCCGGGCGAGCTGGCCATCGTGGGCACCCCCACCCAGTGCCGTGAGAAGCTCGAGGCCCTCCGCCACCGCTATGGGACGGACGAGTTCATCCTGCGTCCCCTCGAGCGGTCCGCGGAGGCGCGTCTGCGGTGCCTTCGCCTCTTCGCTTCAGCCCTCGGCCTGCGGAGGCCTGAAGCGCCCGGTCCGGCGGGCCCTTCGTCAACCTACGTTCTCCCAGGCGCTCCGCCGCGGCTGTGA
- a CDS encoding glycoside hydrolase family 25 protein produces the protein MVPSAAPPPSNGSTEATAPVAAQAPQARVQGIDVSHYQPTVDWNAAKDSLSFVFVKATDATSVVDSHFAAHWSGARKAGLPRGAYHFFHPKHDVDQQVANFTQHLKSDPGELPPVVDVEEFKDEYQAFTCAELAGMLQRFSQGVQKELGRKPMIYTNHQTWRTSFCDHPYFNDHPLWLAQYTSHPGQQPALPPGWKHWQFWQYTESGKVSGIPGAVDQSFFNGSAQDLKALSSAGASTDL, from the coding sequence GTGGTTCCAAGCGCGGCTCCGCCCCCCAGCAACGGCTCCACCGAGGCAACGGCACCCGTCGCGGCCCAGGCGCCCCAGGCGCGAGTGCAGGGCATCGACGTCTCTCACTACCAGCCGACTGTGGACTGGAACGCCGCGAAGGACTCTCTCTCCTTCGTCTTCGTCAAGGCGACGGACGCCACGAGCGTGGTGGACTCACACTTCGCCGCGCACTGGAGCGGGGCCAGGAAGGCGGGGTTGCCCAGAGGGGCCTACCACTTCTTCCACCCGAAGCATGACGTGGACCAGCAGGTCGCCAACTTCACCCAGCACCTGAAGAGTGACCCGGGAGAGCTGCCCCCCGTCGTGGACGTAGAGGAGTTCAAGGACGAGTACCAGGCCTTCACCTGCGCGGAGCTCGCCGGGATGCTGCAGCGCTTCTCCCAGGGCGTGCAGAAGGAGCTCGGGCGCAAGCCGATGATCTACACGAACCATCAGACCTGGCGGACGAGCTTCTGCGACCATCCCTACTTCAATGACCATCCGCTGTGGCTCGCTCAGTACACGAGCCACCCCGGCCAGCAGCCGGCGCTGCCTCCCGGATGGAAGCACTGGCAGTTCTGGCAGTACACGGAGTCAGGCAAGGTGAGTGGCATTCCAGGCGCGGTGGACCAGAGCTTTTTCAACGGCTCCGCGCAGGATCTGAAGGCTCTCTCGAGCGCGGGCGCCTCGACCGACCTGTGA